The stretch of DNA TTTCCGGTTGCGCAGCGGTGATAAAGAGCCTGACATGTTCAATCGTGGAATAAAGGTTGCAGTATTTACATCAACTGGCAACCATGACTGGCGTTTGCATCCGTATAGCCTGCTGCATTATGTCCCAGGGAGGTCGGGCGCATGTGAAAATTTTGGTCTCAGGGAAACTGAGGCTGAGAATTTCAATTACAAATCCTTCGATTCTTCTGAATACCCCTTGGATGAACGCAAGAATTTATCCGACGAATTGACAAAGGAGTCCTTAAAGAGGTTGAACTTAGATGCACTGGACGAAAAATGGTCAATCAACTCCGTTCGCGTATTGGAAGGAAGTTGGCTTAGAGGTCTTTTGAGCCCATTGGGCATTACTGGATTGATGGGTTTGGGAGGAGCAGTTGGAAGATTTTTCTCATTCGGCGCGGCTCTGATCGGGCTGGCAACACCTGTTGCAGTAAAGTGGTTTGCTGAATTTCACATAAGAAAGTGGATGGATTTTTTGATTGATAACCCTCTTCATGCCGAAGTTAAGGCAATGCATTATTATTTCACGAATATAAATCCCTATTTTGATTATGCATTCAGCATCGGGGATAACCACTTTATTCTGATGGATACAGGCGCGGATGTAGTGACAATCAGGGCCGGGGACCTTATGGATGGAAAGGAGTTAAAGGATTTGAAAAAAGTAAGTATCCAGGACAATTTGATTGGAATTTCACCCGATACAATGGCGTTCGATGATAGGGAAGCATACTATAATTGGTCACAGATCGTGTGGCTGGATAAAGTCCTTTCCACAGTAAGTCTTAAAAAGCAAAATGCAAAGAGCGGGAGAATAATTCTTGGTCTCCACTCCCCGCCTGTAAACAATGATCCAAAATGTAATATGGATATGTTGCTCGAAAGCAAAACACATGAGTACATCCCGGAAGACAAATGCAATCTTACCCATGGAACTATCAACCATTTTCTGAGCCAGTTCTTTTTCCTTTGTCAGGGTTTACGAGAGAATCCCGATAAAAAAAGCCAGAGAGTAAGCAACGATCTGGAGAAGGTTGATCTTGTTCTTTCGGGGCATGTTCATATGGACGCGGAATTCAGGCTTGGAGTAGGATACGATAAAGAAGTAAAGGAGAATAAAATCCGGATTTACCATGATAAATATAGCAGCAACCCCGGCCAGTTCGATGAAAAAAAGCCTTTTCTGGTGATAACTGCAGCTTGCGGCCCTCACCAGGGAAAAAATACCGGTACGCCTTACTGGAGGTCTATCAAGATAGACGAAAAAAATCGGATCAAATGCTTCAGACAGGAAAATCTTGAAGATTGGTTATTGTCTCATCCGTCTTAATCAGACCCGATGCAGTATATATGGCAAGGCTATCCTTCATAATGAAGCTCCGGGCATTTTTCAATACTCACACAATTCTGGATAGATC from Candidatus Methanoperedens sp. encodes:
- a CDS encoding metallophosphoesterase yields the protein MTIDIIIAEKNNDFIFYSKDSFKDAFKLVSSYPEDLKSQIDLEVLDDPKEMIEWNKLFDFASPEETQLLINSEVHYNVFGEGTRYWLIKTAPKTLDSEEREYEKILRKGRNGGWAPTLYDLVYTNSNTKNVNYHAVQFVETYTNGLNFIHLTDLHLAQRNDEILGEVLKECRKGVRSRKEIEEKYINFNDNFRKFIHVANELAERGELDFVMITGDIVDFAGHGWEDEISQSENNWKIFIEMVTGLEINKSFRLRSGDKEPDMFNRGIKVAVFTSTGNHDWRLHPYSLLHYVPGRSGACENFGLRETEAENFNYKSFDSSEYPLDERKNLSDELTKESLKRLNLDALDEKWSINSVRVLEGSWLRGLLSPLGITGLMGLGGAVGRFFSFGAALIGLATPVAVKWFAEFHIRKWMDFLIDNPLHAEVKAMHYYFTNINPYFDYAFSIGDNHFILMDTGADVVTIRAGDLMDGKELKDLKKVSIQDNLIGISPDTMAFDDREAYYNWSQIVWLDKVLSTVSLKKQNAKSGRIILGLHSPPVNNDPKCNMDMLLESKTHEYIPEDKCNLTHGTINHFLSQFFFLCQGLRENPDKKSQRVSNDLEKVDLVLSGHVHMDAEFRLGVGYDKEVKENKIRIYHDKYSSNPGQFDEKKPFLVITAACGPHQGKNTGTPYWRSIKIDEKNRIKCFRQENLEDWLLSHPS